In Arthrobacter sp. B3I9, the following are encoded in one genomic region:
- the sucB gene encoding 2-oxoglutarate dehydrogenase, E2 component, dihydrolipoamide succinyltransferase: protein MSESVNLPALGESVTEGTVTRWLKQVGDRVEVDEPLLEVSTDKVDTEIPSPIAGVIEEILVAEDETAEVGAPLVRIGDGSSSGAAPAAEAPAAEAPAAEAPAAEAPAAEAPAAEAPAAAEAPAAASAGEGHNVTLPALGESVTEGTVTRWLKSIGDTVEVDEPLLEVSTDKVDTEIPSPVAGTLQEIRVAEDETAEVGSVLAVIGSGAAAPAAAPAPEAPKAEAPAAPAAPAPAEAPKQEAPAPAAAPAPAAAPAPAAAPAPAAAPAPAAAPAEAPKQETAAPAASAESGYVTPLVRKLANQQGVDISSLTGTGVGGRIRKQDVLAAAEAKAAPAPAAAAPAASAAAARPSADQSSLRGTVQKAPRIRQVIARRMRESLDISTQLTQVHEVDMTKVAKLRARAKNSFQAQNGSKLTFLPFIAKAVAEALKQHPKVNASYDEDKQEITYHNAEHLAIAVDTDKGLLVPVISDAGNLNLAGLAGKIADVADRTRNGKIGPDELSGGTFSITNIGSVGALFDTPIINQPQVAILGTGAIVKRAVVVSDENGDDSLAIRSMMYLSLTYDHRLVDGADAGRFLQTLKARLEEGAFEADLGL from the coding sequence ATGTCTGAATCCGTTAACTTGCCCGCCCTCGGTGAGAGCGTCACCGAAGGAACCGTCACCCGCTGGCTGAAGCAGGTAGGTGACCGGGTAGAGGTGGACGAGCCGCTGCTCGAGGTTTCCACCGACAAAGTAGACACCGAGATCCCCTCTCCGATTGCCGGCGTGATCGAGGAAATCCTCGTTGCCGAAGACGAGACCGCCGAAGTCGGAGCTCCGCTGGTCCGCATTGGCGACGGCTCATCCTCCGGCGCCGCTCCGGCCGCCGAAGCGCCGGCTGCTGAAGCTCCCGCCGCCGAAGCCCCCGCCGCCGAGGCTCCTGCTGCGGAGGCTCCCGCCGCCGAAGCGCCTGCTGCTGCCGAAGCGCCCGCTGCCGCTTCCGCCGGGGAAGGCCACAACGTCACGCTGCCCGCCCTGGGTGAGAGCGTCACCGAGGGTACCGTCACCCGCTGGCTCAAGAGCATCGGCGACACCGTCGAGGTGGACGAGCCGCTGCTGGAAGTTTCCACCGACAAGGTCGACACCGAGATCCCGTCCCCGGTCGCCGGCACCCTGCAGGAAATCCGCGTCGCCGAGGACGAGACGGCTGAGGTCGGCTCCGTCCTCGCCGTGATCGGCTCCGGCGCTGCTGCCCCTGCCGCGGCACCCGCCCCGGAAGCCCCCAAGGCAGAGGCTCCGGCCGCCCCCGCTGCTCCCGCACCCGCAGAAGCCCCGAAGCAGGAAGCCCCCGCTCCTGCGGCTGCACCGGCACCTGCCGCTGCACCGGCACCTGCCGCTGCACCGGCACCTGCCGCTGCACCGGCACCTGCTGCAGCACCGGCCGAGGCTCCCAAGCAGGAAACTGCTGCTCCGGCCGCTTCCGCCGAGTCCGGCTACGTCACTCCCCTGGTCCGCAAGCTCGCGAACCAGCAGGGTGTCGACATCTCCTCGCTGACCGGAACCGGCGTCGGCGGCCGCATCCGCAAGCAGGATGTGCTGGCTGCCGCAGAAGCCAAGGCTGCTCCGGCGCCTGCGGCTGCTGCCCCGGCAGCGTCCGCTGCCGCCGCGCGTCCTTCCGCTGACCAGTCCTCGCTGCGCGGCACGGTGCAGAAGGCACCCCGGATCCGCCAGGTCATCGCCCGCCGCATGCGCGAGTCGCTGGACATCTCCACCCAGCTCACCCAGGTGCACGAAGTGGACATGACCAAGGTCGCCAAGCTGCGTGCCCGGGCCAAGAACTCCTTCCAGGCCCAGAACGGCTCCAAGCTGACCTTCCTGCCCTTCATCGCCAAGGCTGTCGCCGAAGCCCTGAAGCAGCACCCGAAGGTCAACGCTTCCTACGACGAGGACAAGCAGGAGATCACCTACCACAACGCCGAGCACCTGGCGATTGCGGTGGACACGGACAAGGGCCTGCTGGTTCCCGTCATCTCCGACGCCGGCAACCTGAACCTGGCCGGCCTCGCCGGCAAGATCGCCGACGTCGCCGACCGGACCCGCAACGGCAAGATCGGCCCGGACGAGCTCTCCGGCGGAACGTTCAGCATCACCAACATCGGCTCCGTCGGCGCCCTGTTCGACACGCCGATCATCAACCAGCCGCAGGTCGCCATCCTGGGCACCGGTGCGATCGTCAAGCGCGCCGTGGTGGTTTCCGACGAGAACGGCGATGACTCGCTGGCCATCCGTTCGATGATGTACCTCTCCCTGACGTACGATCACCGCCTGGTGGACGGCGCCGACGCGGGACGCTTCCTGCAGACGCTCAAGGCCCGCCTTGAGGAAGGCGCCTTCGAAGCCGACCTCGGCCTCTAA